One window from the genome of Spirosoma rhododendri encodes:
- a CDS encoding YceD family protein has protein sequence MNPLRAYDINIAGLDNKRHEYDFESGDAFFAALDQSLIEKGNVRTHLVLDKSETMIRLEFHISGVVEQTCDRSLDLYDEPIETQQMMLLKFGDHNEELSDEIELIERNTSTINVARYIFEFIGLALPMKRLHPRFRDEDDEQDDEVNGKLVYQSGTPSDDDDDTDTPNEAIDPRWEALRKLNNN, from the coding sequence GTGAATCCGCTACGAGCATACGATATTAACATTGCCGGGCTAGACAATAAGCGCCACGAATACGACTTCGAGTCGGGTGATGCGTTTTTTGCGGCACTCGATCAATCGTTGATTGAGAAGGGAAACGTGCGTACTCATCTGGTGCTGGATAAGTCGGAAACGATGATTCGGCTGGAGTTTCACATTTCGGGCGTTGTTGAGCAAACCTGCGACCGGAGTCTGGATTTATACGACGAGCCGATCGAAACGCAGCAGATGATGCTGCTCAAGTTCGGCGACCACAACGAAGAACTGAGCGATGAAATCGAACTGATTGAGCGGAACACGTCGACCATCAACGTAGCCCGTTACATCTTCGAATTCATCGGGCTTGCCCTGCCGATGAAGCGGTTGCATCCCCGCTTCCGCGACGAGGACGACGAACAGGATGACGAGGTAAACGGCAAACTCGTGTATCAGTCCGGCACACCCAGTGATGACGACGACGATACCGACACGCCAAACGAAGCAATTGACCCGCGTTGGGAAGCCCTGCGCAAATTGAATAACAATTAG
- the rpmF gene encoding 50S ribosomal protein L32, with protein sequence MAHPKRRHSSTRRDKRRTHYKATAVTLSTDAQTGEVHERHHAHVFEGNLYYKGQMVVENYAKTA encoded by the coding sequence ATGGCACACCCCAAACGCCGACACTCGAGCACCCGGCGCGACAAGCGCAGAACGCACTACAAGGCTACGGCCGTTACCCTCTCGACTGATGCCCAGACGGGTGAAGTGCACGAGCGTCACCACGCCCACGTGTTTGAAGGAAACCTGTATTACAAAGGACAAATGGTTGTTGAGAATTACGCAAAAACTGCTTAA
- the plsX gene encoding phosphate acyltransferase PlsX, with the protein MKIAVDAMGGDFAPEAIVEGVVMAASELPSNVSIVLIGRQSVVEPLLLKQGGNHAGQIELVDASEVIDMGEHPTKALSQKPNSSIGVGFKLLKEKAVDAFCSAGNTGAMHVGALFSIKSIEGVLRPCIAGFVPQITGGHAVMLDIGANADCKPEMLAQFGEIGSLYAQYTFGIDRPRVALMNIGSEEQKGSLIAQAAHQLLKDNNRINFIGNMEGNEFFAGKADVIVADGFTGNALFKLGESFYTMASKRNISDEFLDKTNYESVGGSPILGVNGNVIIAHGVSSPLAIKNMVGLAIRQVEANAYVKIAQAMS; encoded by the coding sequence ATGAAAATAGCAGTGGACGCCATGGGCGGTGATTTCGCCCCTGAAGCCATCGTTGAGGGGGTTGTAATGGCCGCTTCCGAGTTACCATCAAACGTCAGCATCGTTCTGATTGGCAGGCAGTCCGTTGTTGAGCCATTGCTTCTGAAACAGGGGGGCAACCATGCCGGACAGATCGAACTGGTCGATGCCAGCGAGGTGATCGACATGGGTGAACATCCGACCAAGGCACTGTCGCAGAAGCCCAATTCCAGCATTGGAGTTGGGTTTAAACTTTTGAAGGAAAAAGCCGTCGATGCCTTCTGTAGCGCCGGTAACACCGGGGCTATGCACGTCGGTGCGCTGTTCAGTATCAAATCGATTGAGGGCGTACTGCGGCCTTGTATCGCAGGCTTTGTGCCGCAGATAACCGGCGGGCACGCTGTGATGCTCGACATAGGAGCCAACGCCGATTGCAAGCCCGAAATGCTGGCCCAGTTTGGCGAAATTGGTTCGCTCTACGCCCAATACACGTTCGGTATCGATCGCCCGCGCGTGGCCCTGATGAACATTGGTTCGGAAGAACAGAAAGGGTCACTGATTGCGCAGGCGGCTCACCAGTTGCTGAAAGACAATAACCGGATCAATTTCATTGGTAACATGGAAGGTAACGAGTTTTTCGCTGGTAAGGCGGACGTTATCGTGGCCGATGGTTTCACCGGTAACGCGCTTTTCAAGCTGGGCGAATCGTTTTATACGATGGCCAGCAAGCGGAATATCAGCGACGAATTTCTCGACAAGACAAACTACGAATCAGTAGGCGGTAGCCCTATTCTGGGGGTAAACGGCAACGTAATTATCGCCCACGGTGTTTCCTCCCCACTAGCCATTAAAAACATGGTTGGGCTGGCGATCCGGCAGGTAGAAGCAAACGCATACGTCAAAATCGCACAGGCCATGAGCTAG
- a CDS encoding beta-ketoacyl-ACP synthase III — translation MSKAAITGIHGYVPDYVLTNAELERMVDTNDEWITSRTGIRERHILKGEGMGSSHMGAKAVQGLLEKTNTRPEDVDLLICATTTPDYVFPCTANLICDMVGIRNVGSFDIQAACSGFVYALTIGSQFIETGKYKKVIVVGADKMSSIVDYTDRTTCILFGDGAGAVMLESNDEGLGIIDSIIKSDGVGQNHLFQKAGGSRYPPTHETVEKRWHYVYQDGPSVYRFAVKNMADVSAEIMERNNLTGADVAWLVPHQANKRIIDATAQRMGIEPDRVMMTIHKYGNTTAATIPLCLAEYESQLKKGDNLVLAAFGGGFTWGAAYVKWAY, via the coding sequence ATGAGTAAAGCGGCCATTACAGGAATTCACGGTTACGTACCCGATTACGTGCTGACCAATGCTGAACTGGAGCGGATGGTCGATACCAACGACGAGTGGATTACGTCCAGAACGGGCATTCGTGAGCGGCACATTCTGAAAGGTGAAGGTATGGGCTCTTCGCACATGGGAGCCAAAGCCGTACAGGGTCTCCTGGAGAAAACAAACACCCGGCCCGAAGACGTCGATCTGCTTATCTGTGCCACCACCACACCCGACTACGTATTTCCCTGCACGGCGAACCTGATCTGCGATATGGTCGGCATTCGTAATGTCGGTAGTTTCGACATTCAGGCTGCCTGTTCGGGGTTTGTTTATGCCCTGACAATCGGTTCGCAATTCATTGAAACGGGTAAGTACAAGAAGGTTATCGTCGTCGGAGCCGATAAGATGTCGTCTATCGTCGATTACACCGATCGGACGACCTGCATATTATTTGGCGACGGGGCCGGGGCCGTAATGCTCGAATCTAACGACGAAGGTCTTGGTATCATTGACTCGATTATCAAGTCAGACGGGGTAGGACAGAACCATTTGTTTCAAAAGGCGGGCGGGAGTCGCTACCCACCGACGCATGAGACCGTGGAAAAGCGCTGGCACTACGTCTATCAGGATGGTCCTTCGGTCTACCGGTTTGCGGTCAAGAACATGGCCGACGTGTCTGCTGAGATTATGGAGCGGAACAACCTGACCGGTGCCGATGTCGCCTGGTTAGTCCCGCATCAGGCCAATAAACGCATCATCGATGCTACGGCGCAACGTATGGGTATTGAGCCGGACCGGGTAATGATGACGATTCATAAGTACGGTAACACCACGGCGGCAACGATTCCGCTGTGCCTGGCCGAGTACGAATCGCAGCTTAAGAAAGGAGATAACCTGGTGTTGGCTGCTTTTGGTGGTGGCTTCACCTGGGGTGCCGCTTATGTTAAGTGGGCGTATTGA
- the efp gene encoding elongation factor P encodes MATTADIRNGLVLNFNNDLFQITEFQHVKPGKGAAFVRTKLKSLTTGRVIDNTFNAGVSITPVRVERRKFQFLYKDESGYNFMDQETFDQINLDEKIVDGADLMKEGQEVEMLINAETETPLSCELPPFVELEVTYAEPGIKGDTANSPKKRVEVESGAKIMVPLFIESGQKIRVDTRTRDYVERVK; translated from the coding sequence ATGGCAACGACCGCAGACATCCGCAACGGACTGGTCCTCAACTTCAACAACGACCTCTTTCAGATCACTGAATTTCAGCACGTAAAGCCCGGTAAAGGCGCGGCTTTCGTACGGACCAAACTGAAGAGCCTGACAACGGGACGGGTTATCGATAACACCTTCAACGCAGGCGTGTCGATCACTCCGGTACGGGTTGAACGGCGCAAATTCCAGTTCCTCTACAAAGACGAATCGGGTTACAACTTCATGGATCAGGAAACGTTCGATCAGATCAATCTGGACGAGAAAATCGTTGATGGTGCCGACCTGATGAAAGAAGGCCAGGAAGTCGAGATGCTGATCAACGCTGAAACTGAAACGCCCCTGTCGTGCGAGCTGCCGCCATTCGTTGAACTGGAAGTGACGTACGCCGAACCGGGTATCAAAGGCGATACGGCCAACAGCCCCAAGAAGCGGGTTGAGGTTGAGTCGGGTGCGAAAATCATGGTACCGCTCTTTATCGAGTCAGGCCAGAAAATTCGGGTTGACACCCGCACGCGGGATTATGTTGAACGGGTTAAGTAA
- the accB gene encoding acetyl-CoA carboxylase biotin carboxyl carrier protein — MSTQDIQQLIDFISQSGLDEVNIETSDLKINVKRYGAGAPAAPAAPAPTMASLPTAPAPVAAPAAAPTAVAQPAAPVAAAPAANADYITIKSPMIGTFYRSSSPDTPMFVEVGDTISEGKVVCIVEAMKLFNEIESEVSGRIVKILVENATPVEYDQPLFLVEPI; from the coding sequence ATGAGTACACAGGATATTCAACAACTTATCGACTTCATCTCTCAGTCGGGTCTCGACGAGGTAAACATTGAAACGAGCGATCTGAAGATCAACGTCAAACGCTATGGTGCGGGTGCTCCTGCTGCCCCAGCGGCTCCGGCCCCGACGATGGCTTCGCTCCCAACCGCTCCGGCACCTGTCGCTGCTCCGGCTGCCGCCCCCACGGCCGTTGCTCAGCCAGCCGCGCCTGTCGCTGCTGCACCGGCTGCCAATGCCGACTACATCACGATCAAGTCGCCGATGATCGGTACATTCTACCGGTCGTCAAGCCCCGACACGCCGATGTTCGTTGAAGTCGGTGATACGATCAGCGAGGGTAAAGTGGTGTGTATCGTTGAGGCCATGAAGTTGTTCAACGAAATCGAATCAGAGGTGTCGGGCCGTATTGTGAAGATACTGGTTGAGAATGCCACGCCGGTCGAATACGATCAGCCCCTGTTCCTGGTTGAACCGATCTAA
- the accC gene encoding acetyl-CoA carboxylase biotin carboxylase subunit, translating to MFKKILIANRGEIALRIIRTCREMGIKTVAVYSTADRDSLHVRFADEAVCIGPPVSKQSYLSIPSIISAAEVTGADAIHPGYGFLSENAEFSQICADYGIKFIGATAEQINGMGDKATAKATMKMAGVPVIPGSDGLLESIEQGKELSAEMGYPVIVKATAGGGGRGMRIIRSEADFEKAWNDARTEAGAAFGNDGLYLEKFVEEPRHIEIQIVGDQYGKVCHLSERDCSIQRRHQKLVEETPSPIITPELREQMGAAAIKGAQAIGYEGAGTVEFLVDKHGKFYFMEMNTRIQVEHPITEEVTDFDLIKEQIKVAAGAEISGRNYTPKLYAMECRINAEDPGNGFRPSPGKITVLHMPGGHGVRVDSHVYTGYTIPPNYDSMIAKLIVSGQSREEVVTRMKRALQEFVIEGIKTTIPFHIKLMDDPGFQSGQFTTAFLETFDFSTLK from the coding sequence ATGTTCAAGAAAATTCTGATCGCCAACCGGGGTGAGATCGCACTGCGGATCATCCGTACCTGTCGGGAGATGGGTATCAAAACGGTAGCTGTATATTCGACCGCCGACCGCGATAGTCTGCACGTACGTTTCGCCGATGAGGCCGTATGTATCGGGCCTCCGGTCAGCAAACAATCGTACCTGAGCATTCCGAGCATCATTTCGGCGGCTGAAGTGACGGGCGCGGATGCTATTCACCCCGGCTACGGCTTTCTGTCGGAAAATGCCGAATTCTCCCAAATCTGCGCCGACTACGGCATCAAGTTCATCGGTGCAACGGCCGAGCAGATCAACGGCATGGGCGACAAGGCAACAGCCAAGGCGACCATGAAGATGGCTGGTGTACCGGTCATTCCCGGTTCCGATGGCCTGCTGGAGTCGATTGAGCAGGGTAAGGAGCTGTCGGCTGAAATGGGCTATCCGGTCATCGTCAAGGCAACGGCTGGTGGTGGTGGTCGCGGGATGCGGATCATCCGCTCAGAAGCCGATTTCGAGAAAGCGTGGAACGATGCCCGGACCGAAGCCGGTGCCGCCTTTGGCAACGATGGTCTGTACCTAGAGAAGTTCGTTGAAGAACCCCGCCACATCGAGATTCAGATCGTTGGTGACCAGTACGGTAAAGTGTGCCACCTGTCGGAGCGCGACTGCTCAATTCAGCGTCGGCACCAAAAACTGGTCGAGGAAACGCCATCGCCGATCATTACGCCCGAACTGCGCGAGCAGATGGGTGCTGCGGCTATCAAAGGTGCGCAGGCTATCGGCTACGAAGGTGCCGGTACGGTCGAGTTTCTGGTCGACAAACACGGGAAGTTCTATTTCATGGAAATGAACACCCGGATTCAGGTCGAGCACCCGATTACGGAAGAGGTAACGGACTTTGACCTGATTAAAGAGCAAATCAAAGTAGCGGCTGGCGCGGAGATTTCGGGCCGAAACTATACACCGAAGCTGTACGCTATGGAATGCCGTATCAACGCCGAAGACCCCGGTAATGGCTTCCGTCCGTCGCCGGGTAAGATCACGGTGCTGCATATGCCCGGTGGTCATGGCGTGCGCGTCGACAGCCACGTGTACACCGGCTACACCATTCCACCGAACTACGACTCGATGATCGCCAAGCTGATCGTGTCGGGGCAGTCGCGGGAGGAAGTAGTGACGCGGATGAAGCGGGCCTTGCAGGAGTTCGTGATCGAAGGCATCAAAACCACGATTCCGTTCCACATCAAGCTCATGGACGATCCCGGTTTTCAGTCAGGACAGTTCACAACCGCTTTCCTCGAGACGTTCGATTTCTCGACACTAAAGTGA
- a CDS encoding inositol oxygenase family protein — protein sequence MIDQNAPLASLELWEDDVISRYPEPDHKAKEDYRNYDTPERDTVREFYRLNHTYQTYDFVQEKKANFLAFDKKELPVWSAMEFLNTLVDDSDPDTDLDQLQHLLQTAEAIRADGHPDWFVLTGFLHDMGKVLCLFGEPQWAVVGDTFPVGCKHSDKIVYPEFFAANPDSYDERYNTKYGVYKPNCGLKNVDMSWGHDEYLYHITKDYLPEPALYMIRYHSFYSQHREHAYNHLLDDHDHEMFKWVNKFNPYDLYSKSPKPPVVSELKPYYEDLIAKYLPATIRL from the coding sequence ATGATCGATCAGAATGCTCCTCTTGCCAGCCTTGAGCTATGGGAAGACGACGTAATTAGCCGCTATCCCGAACCGGATCACAAGGCGAAAGAAGATTACCGGAACTACGACACGCCCGAGCGCGATACCGTGCGGGAATTCTACCGGCTCAACCACACGTATCAGACCTACGATTTCGTGCAGGAGAAGAAAGCAAACTTCCTGGCGTTCGATAAGAAAGAGCTGCCAGTCTGGAGCGCGATGGAGTTTCTGAACACACTCGTCGATGATTCGGACCCTGATACCGACCTCGATCAGTTGCAACACCTGCTGCAAACTGCCGAAGCTATCCGCGCCGACGGCCACCCCGACTGGTTTGTCTTGACGGGCTTCCTGCATGACATGGGAAAAGTGCTATGTCTGTTCGGTGAGCCGCAGTGGGCCGTCGTGGGCGACACATTCCCGGTGGGCTGTAAGCATTCCGACAAGATCGTTTACCCCGAATTTTTCGCGGCAAACCCCGATTCGTACGACGAGCGGTACAACACGAAGTACGGCGTCTACAAACCAAACTGCGGGTTGAAAAACGTCGATATGTCGTGGGGGCACGATGAGTACCTGTACCACATCACGAAGGATTACCTGCCGGAGCCTGCGCTGTACATGATCCGGTACCACTCGTTCTATTCGCAGCACCGCGAGCATGCCTATAACCACCTGCTCGACGATCACGATCACGAGATGTTCAAGTGGGTGAACAAGTTCAACCCGTACGACCTGTACTCGAAGAGTCCGAAGCCGCCAGTTGTCAGCGAATTGAAGCCCTACTACGAAGACCTGATCGCTAAATACCTGCCCGCGACGATCCGGTTGTAA
- a CDS encoding sodium:solute symporter family protein, which produces MLVACIILYLLSNVAVGVWASRRVTTSQDFVLAGRRLPLVLAASVTFATWFGSETIMGAPAMFVEGGVPAIIEEPFGSALCLFLVGAFFARPLYRLRITTFCDYFRIRFGRPAELLSAILIIPSYFSWIAAQLVAIGIVLNVVTGFPREYCVLGSAAVVMAYTLLGGMWSISITDFFHNLIIIVALAVLAFGLWQDTGGWSVMQKQVSPDFFRFLPHNTVRDWVAYLAAWFTIGLGSIPQQDIFQRVMAAKTEDTSVRASYLASGLYLTVAMLPLFIALAARTLHPDLPADNQLIIPNMVMRHGSLPLQILFFGAVTSAILSVSSGAILAPATVFGENIVRYFRPNLSDADLLKTIRWAIVVITVICVWMSTTRDTNIFDLVGESSAFSLVSLFVPLTAGIYWKRATLAGCLWSMGLGLIAWLLCLWLETDYSPMMWGLLVSTVAMVIGSLASRKSVALS; this is translated from the coding sequence ATGCTCGTTGCCTGCATCATCCTGTACTTACTCTCGAACGTAGCGGTGGGCGTGTGGGCGTCGCGTCGGGTTACGACCTCGCAGGATTTTGTACTGGCGGGTCGGCGGTTACCGCTGGTGCTGGCAGCGTCGGTTACGTTCGCGACCTGGTTCGGGTCCGAAACGATCATGGGTGCCCCCGCTATGTTTGTCGAGGGGGGCGTTCCGGCTATTATCGAAGAGCCGTTTGGCTCGGCACTATGCCTGTTTCTGGTGGGGGCTTTCTTCGCCCGGCCGCTTTATCGGCTTCGCATTACTACCTTCTGTGATTATTTCCGCATCCGCTTTGGTCGCCCGGCCGAACTGCTGTCGGCCATTCTGATTATCCCGTCGTACTTTAGCTGGATAGCCGCCCAACTGGTTGCCATTGGCATCGTACTCAACGTCGTGACTGGTTTTCCACGCGAGTACTGTGTGCTGGGCAGCGCGGCCGTCGTGATGGCCTACACGTTGCTGGGTGGCATGTGGTCGATCTCGATTACCGATTTCTTTCATAACCTCATTATTATCGTTGCGCTGGCGGTGCTGGCTTTTGGCCTTTGGCAGGACACGGGCGGCTGGTCGGTGATGCAAAAGCAGGTGTCGCCCGACTTTTTCCGCTTCCTGCCCCACAACACCGTCCGCGACTGGGTCGCTTATCTGGCGGCCTGGTTTACGATTGGGCTGGGGTCGATACCGCAGCAGGATATTTTTCAGCGGGTAATGGCGGCTAAAACGGAAGACACCTCTGTTCGGGCGTCGTATCTGGCGTCGGGGCTCTATCTGACGGTGGCGATGCTGCCGCTGTTCATCGCCCTTGCTGCCCGCACGCTTCACCCCGACTTACCGGCCGATAATCAGCTCATCATTCCGAACATGGTGATGCGACACGGAAGCCTACCGCTACAGATTCTGTTTTTTGGAGCCGTCACCTCGGCGATTTTGAGCGTGTCGAGTGGGGCGATACTGGCACCCGCAACCGTGTTCGGGGAAAACATTGTCCGGTATTTTCGCCCAAACTTAAGCGACGCTGATTTGCTGAAAACGATTCGCTGGGCTATCGTCGTCATCACGGTAATCTGCGTCTGGATGAGCACCACCCGCGATACTAACATCTTCGATCTGGTAGGCGAATCGTCGGCATTCAGTCTGGTGTCATTGTTCGTACCGCTAACGGCAGGTATCTACTGGAAGCGGGCAACGCTGGCGGGTTGCCTGTGGTCGATGGGGCTGGGGCTGATTGCCTGGCTACTCTGTTTGTGGCTCGAAACCGACTATTCGCCGATGATGTGGGGGCTGCTGGTTAGTACCGTCGCCATGGTTATCGGAAGCTTGGCAAGCCGGAAATCGGTTGCACTATCGTAG
- a CDS encoding pyridoxal phosphate-dependent aminotransferase encodes MSSQLTRRDWLRASGLLTAGVGLSCFSVAKTNSLPAPLAPEFVNEFAFTDDPFSKMNKLKARLLANENPLGISPAAKEALCKAAESGNRYAWTEFGQLKKLIADDELVTPETIMLSPGSSDILMASADYFAKNGGTILTSAMTYDDLLDRSAKFGAKIVSVPMTKDYKFDLATIKSKITPDVKLVYLVNPNNPTGTVVPTAELESFIREVAPKVPVFLDEAYIDFYEPAARPKLGKLVAEGQNVILARTFSKIHGFAGLRLGYAIAKPELLKAIKPYTNGEFAVSITTLMAGIASYQDKDWQNHCRAENAKARDYTSKALADMGYEVIPSSANFILFPIRMKTKTFSNAMFANGIGIQTRDFDGQPYCRVSIGTMDEMTAFIDSFKKVVG; translated from the coding sequence ATGTCTTCACAACTGACTCGTAGAGACTGGCTTCGTGCCAGCGGTTTGCTAACGGCAGGAGTAGGGTTGAGTTGCTTTTCAGTCGCGAAAACCAATTCCTTGCCCGCTCCTCTTGCTCCGGAATTCGTCAATGAGTTTGCCTTTACGGATGATCCATTTTCGAAGATGAACAAGTTGAAGGCGCGTCTATTGGCGAACGAAAACCCGCTGGGGATTTCGCCCGCTGCCAAAGAAGCGCTCTGCAAAGCTGCTGAGTCAGGCAACCGCTACGCCTGGACGGAGTTTGGGCAGTTGAAGAAGCTGATTGCCGATGATGAACTGGTGACGCCCGAAACCATTATGCTGTCGCCCGGCTCGTCGGATATTCTGATGGCCTCGGCTGATTATTTTGCCAAAAACGGCGGTACGATCCTGACGAGCGCTATGACCTACGACGACCTGCTCGACCGGTCGGCGAAGTTCGGTGCCAAGATCGTATCGGTACCAATGACGAAAGACTACAAGTTCGATCTGGCAACGATCAAGTCGAAGATTACGCCCGACGTTAAGCTGGTCTATCTGGTCAATCCCAACAACCCGACTGGTACCGTGGTGCCAACGGCCGAACTGGAATCGTTTATCCGCGAAGTCGCGCCCAAAGTGCCGGTTTTCCTCGACGAAGCATACATCGACTTCTACGAACCTGCCGCCCGCCCCAAACTAGGTAAGCTGGTCGCCGAAGGGCAGAACGTGATTCTGGCCCGGACGTTCTCGAAGATTCACGGTTTCGCTGGGTTACGCCTGGGTTATGCCATCGCTAAGCCTGAGCTATTGAAAGCCATCAAGCCATATACCAACGGCGAGTTTGCGGTGAGTATCACCACGTTGATGGCCGGTATCGCCAGCTATCAGGATAAAGATTGGCAGAACCATTGCCGCGCCGAAAACGCCAAAGCCCGCGACTACACCAGCAAAGCACTGGCTGATATGGGTTACGAGGTGATTCCGTCGTCGGCCAACTTTATCCTGTTCCCGATTCGAATGAAGACCAAAACGTTCAGCAACGCCATGTTTGCCAATGGTATCGGTATTCAAACTCGCGACTTCGACGGACAACCCTACTGCCGCGTTAGCATCGGCACGATGGACGAAATGACGGCGTTTATCGACAGTTTCAAAAAAGTTGTGGGGTAA
- a CDS encoding flavin monoamine oxidase family protein, giving the protein MTRRDFINSTSASYASLLAWGLLQSAPADAIDLPANGKRTDGKGRKVVILGAGLAGMATAYQLGKLGYDCTILEARSRSGGRVWTVRGGTKETEMGGTPQACSFENGLYFNGGAARIPHHHQLTLQYCRELGVPLEIFNGNNEAAYLFNDGGTGPMANRRVRIKEYHNDMRGYTAELLAKSLDQHALDQELTKEDVEKLIDFLKNEGDLNTAHLYKGTNRRGYKTKGEPGAGPAPGDMTDPFDLTDLLRSGFMQPVFYNVGDYIYEQQTTLMQPVGGMDAIPRALEKQLSGKIMFNAPVTELRKTDNGVRVVYQKDGKPQEVTGEFCVCTLPLPMLKNLESDLSGTVKRAADFVPYIKTGKIGLQFKRRFWEEDDWIYGGISRTNMDINQIWYPSFGFQGKKGVLIGYYNFYGRAEAVGAMPVAEREKMALEQGGKIHPQYPAEFDNSFSLAWHRVPYSGGGWATYDDATRRKYYQALTEPDGNIYFAGEHTTYLTAWMAGALTSAHRAVEAIHSRVGAYTRK; this is encoded by the coding sequence ATGACCCGACGCGATTTTATCAATTCTACGAGTGCCAGTTATGCGAGTTTACTAGCCTGGGGTTTGTTGCAGTCGGCCCCGGCTGATGCTATCGATTTGCCCGCCAATGGTAAGCGTACCGACGGCAAAGGGCGCAAAGTTGTGATACTGGGGGCTGGCTTAGCGGGTATGGCAACGGCGTATCAGCTCGGCAAACTCGGCTACGACTGCACCATACTGGAAGCCCGTTCCCGCTCCGGTGGCCGCGTCTGGACGGTGCGGGGCGGTACGAAAGAAACAGAAATGGGGGGCACACCGCAAGCCTGCTCGTTTGAAAACGGCCTGTATTTCAACGGGGGAGCCGCCCGGATTCCGCACCACCATCAGCTTACGTTGCAATACTGCCGGGAGCTTGGGGTGCCACTGGAAATTTTCAACGGCAACAACGAAGCGGCTTATCTCTTCAACGACGGCGGAACGGGCCCGATGGCCAACCGGCGGGTGCGGATCAAAGAGTACCACAACGACATGCGCGGCTACACGGCCGAATTACTCGCCAAGTCGCTCGATCAGCACGCGCTCGATCAGGAATTGACGAAGGAAGATGTCGAGAAACTAATCGACTTTCTAAAAAACGAGGGCGATCTGAACACGGCGCACCTCTACAAAGGCACTAACCGGCGCGGCTACAAAACCAAAGGCGAACCCGGTGCTGGCCCCGCCCCCGGCGACATGACCGACCCGTTCGACCTAACCGATTTGCTGCGTTCGGGCTTCATGCAACCCGTCTTTTACAACGTCGGCGATTATATCTACGAACAACAAACGACCCTGATGCAGCCGGTCGGTGGAATGGATGCCATTCCACGGGCGCTGGAAAAGCAACTGTCAGGAAAAATCATGTTCAACGCGCCCGTCACGGAGTTGCGCAAGACAGATAACGGTGTGCGGGTTGTGTACCAGAAAGACGGTAAACCGCAGGAGGTCACGGGTGAGTTCTGCGTCTGTACGCTGCCGTTGCCCATGCTCAAAAATCTGGAGTCGGACCTGTCGGGAACGGTGAAGCGGGCCGCTGACTTTGTGCCGTACATCAAGACCGGCAAGATCGGTCTGCAATTCAAACGCCGGTTCTGGGAGGAAGACGACTGGATTTACGGCGGTATCTCGCGGACCAACATGGACATCAACCAGATCTGGTACCCCTCATTCGGCTTTCAGGGAAAGAAGGGCGTGCTGATCGGCTATTACAACTTCTACGGCCGCGCTGAAGCTGTCGGGGCTATGCCGGTCGCCGAACGCGAGAAGATGGCACTGGAGCAGGGTGGCAAAATCCATCCCCAGTACCCGGCCGAATTTGATAATTCGTTCTCATTGGCCTGGCACCGTGTACCGTATAGCGGGGGCGGCTGGGCAACCTACGACGATGCGACCCGCCGGAAATACTACCAGGCGCTCACCGAACCCGACGGAAATATCTACTTTGCCGGTGAGCACACCACGTACCTGACCGCCTGGATGGCCGGGGCGCTGACATCGGCTCACCGGGCAGTCGAAGCTATTCATTCGCGCGTTGGCGCATACACCCGAAAATAA